In Dioscorea cayenensis subsp. rotundata cultivar TDr96_F1 chromosome 28, TDr96_F1_v2_PseudoChromosome.rev07_lg8_w22 25.fasta, whole genome shotgun sequence, the genomic window ACAAAAGAATCCATAGTTTGATGTGATCATACAGTGTTCAACAATTTCTTGGCCAAAGATTAGACATGCACGTATTTGTCAATCATTATTTGTAAACTGAgcaaaatcaaaactataattcaGAGAACAAGtctttgaatttaataatataaaacaataaaaaaaaatctgagtaAAATTATAGTGTCAAGAACTTTTCAATCAATAAATCTATTGTGATAACTTCAGAGAAGAAAACGGTGAGACGAAAACCATGAACAGAAATGTCTAACAATGACAATGGGTCACAAAATTCTATCCACAAATTCAAGCCAACAGTCCTCAAACTAATTCTGTGGAATTGCACActgaaacatgaaaaatatcagAGGATGTTACAATGAATCAGGTTCACTATCAGTTTATATCCGAACATAACCTAGTGTGATTTGGTTTCAAATATTCATTCTTACATTTGTAGCTCTGTTAGATGTTGAAAAGGGTATTGGGTATTTGGGTTATCAACCTTTATTTTCCAATAGCAGACCAGGTACCTAAATCTATGGATATCTGTGGTATATACTTTCAAGATTTAGGTCAGGAAATATATATCCTCAACAAATAATCAGACTGCCATTCTTTCTTTGCCAATATAACATACAGTACTCGTTCAGTTTCTatcataattaatcaataataaaagaaaaaactaaactGTAGCACAGATACAAATGCATACCAGTTATTCTCTGGCTTGGATTGAATGTCAACATCTTCTCAACAAGGTCAATTGCTGTGCGATGCATCTGCGGAAACTTTTCTGCGAATGACTGGCGGGCGTAACAAGGAAGTCCGAGGATAGATCTTCTATCAACTTCATCCAAGAAACCCAGATCATCCTCTTTTGGAGTGCCAATAAGCTGCATTGTGCAAAAGTATTAAATCAGCCATGGCCTAGCAAATATCAATAGGAATGCTTGAAGCCCATAATTGTAAACATTATAATGATTCAAACATTCCTCATAGACCTGAGGGAATTTCCATACATAGACAAAGATCTTGTATTGCATTTGAAGATTATTTCtattatataaaagaaaggCTATCTCCAATGATGCATAGGTTAATTATTTGGAATGATGATTTGCATAACGCCAACATAAATCCTCAAGGGCATGTCCTCATAGCGTACTTACTGGCTTAAAAGGGGCACACATACCTAACGTATCAAAGATATATTGTTATTAATGTCCAGTGAAACGAGAAATCAATCTGGTTGCGATCCCGCAAAGCATGACAGCATCAGGATAAGTCAATGTACAGAAATTTAATAAAGATATAGAATAAGGGGAAATTTCAGATTGTGGGAGTATCTAACAATTAACACATGAgaagtgaaaagaaataaaaaatgatgaaaggacaaaaaaaagaaaaatagtatcAATACTGTTGCTTTCATTTGCTTAtccattctttcttttttctaatcAACCAAAACCAAGATAACAAATCCTTATTTTTTCCTTGACATATACTTAACCTCAATCAAAACAACACCTAGAGAAACATGCTCTATGAAGTTCAATAAGATCACATGCATCTCCTAAAAcagaataataaaatttggtaggcacaaaacaagagaaaagctTCACCTCCAACACCAAGCATATCTGGTGCACGATGTCTTTCCCTGGAAATAAACATTTCCGTTCCACTAGCTCCATAAAGATGCATCCCACAGACCACACATCAATCGCAGCAGTATATCCAGAAGAATTCAGCAATAATTCTGGTGCTCGGTAGCTTTTTGTAGCAGGAATATACTCCCTAATAAAAGGAGAGGTAATGGGTTCAAACCCAAAATCAAAAATCTTCAAGTCACAACTTGCATTTAGGAGGATGTTGCTTGGCTGCAAGTCTCCATGAAGAACGCTTGCTGAATGTATGTATTTCAATCCACAAAGAATCTGATATAATATATACTTTCAAAAGAcattgcaaaaaagaaaaagaaaccgATCAGATAGCCATCTATAGAGAATCCAAGAAGAATACAATAcaataatatttgataaaaaatggTATGATGTGATAATCAAGATattaacaattaatataatattaaacttcAAATAATAGGATTAGAAGCACATGGTGGAAGAGCAAAGGCCAAAGAGATTTCGAATGCTAAACAAAAGTCATAAAATTCCAGCTTTTTTGCCAACCgacaaaaattcaaaagcaGATATGAGTTCCATGTTAAAATACGCTGCACAAAGCACACCAAAGAACCTTACCACATGTTCACATCTATCATATAGCAAAATTAAGAAGTCTTGCCAAAAAGCTATAACTAGAAAATAAACTGATCAAACATTGAGATTATCTACAATATTATTGTATAacttacaaaatgaaaattttgggaTTTTAGAGTCCATTTTAAGCATTCCAAACCCTAGGGAAAATGTTACAAAACACAATATGGATCTAGATGTAAAGGAGTTTTCTTCATTATCATAAATACCGATGCTCTTGGGAAAAACCCCAAAACCTAGAGAGCCCGAAATGTTGGCTTCACAGAGAGCAAGATGAACACAAGCACATTTGAAATTCTCATATTGTTTGATGATTAGTCACATCCTCCGCGCATACACATAATGTACAATAACATTCTTCAAACGAGGAAAtctaaaaaacaaattgatcaTCACATGCATTACATCCCTCTATCTCTTTCTGTACTCAAGATAGAAATATATCAGCATACTAAATATCTGATTACATTAAAAGGCTCAGAGGTTGCTCAGTCCATCATAAATCTGTTGCTTGGAAAAGTAAGTTTTGCCTTGCAGGATTTTCAAGCAATAGAGGAAACAAATCAACATTTCCTTAAAGCACGCTCTATTGTAgtactaaattattttttagtattaacaatagagagaaaaaaaattgttttctgAGTTTATATCAGACAATTGGAAGAAATTTACAAGTCAACGGATGAAATTTAGTAGTAAGTGTCACAATTCATCCCCTACAAGCTTATGGAAACATTAAATGTTTATAAATCCTTTCTCTCAATGGTGAATAATCtccaataataaaacaaaagactCATGAAATCTTCATTTAAAAGCCCAAATTATTCCAAATGTAAAAGACAGAAGACAGGAAAGAGTTGAATAAGGTTTTGTTGACAATAAATTTAACCCCAAAACAAGAAAGCATagtagtaatatttataattcagaaaagataattttattacTGAATATATAACATGAGGCCAGCTCAAACAAGAAGTAGGAAGCAATGttctataaaataaacatatatatgtcTCGATCACCTTATCTTTTTTGTATCCCAAGTTGTGAGAGAATTTAAAACCAAATCTAAATCATAGCTTACTTTACAACtttaatatctttattattcctttaataaaaaaatttgcccTTCATTGTAGGGTATCTTTTCGCTAAGAACGAAATCTTCAACAGTAATGATTTGTTGACTACTCACAGCAGTGAACCACCAGAAATGGATCACCAAAAAATGGGAAGAAAAATTGCTTTTCTTCTATGTTAATCAAACTCGCCATGTATTCCTGATGGCTTAGTGTTCCGAAAGAAACTAATGGCAGTTTATTTTAATGCAAGTAGCAAACTATAAACAAATTGAACGAAGAAAAAAACATGGAGAAAGAATGAGATATTGTGAACGTCATGCCTTTGAAAGTTTAAAAATAGAATGCTTCTGTATTGTGAATAAGTTCTCTAAGATCTTATGTTGAAATTAACTTCTACACAATGGAGGCTTCTAATTTGGCATCTATTCTTAAAGGAAGCATCACAACCATATTAGGAATGTGGCCATACCAAATCTCtataaacaaaaagatgaaGTAATAATACTAAATGGGATAAGCAAAACCATATGTAGTACTTGATGAAAAGAATAAATTCAGTAAAACccggaagaaaaaaaaggtgtaTCATTCAATATAGGATATTTTCTAGGGAATTGTGGCAAATTTTTAATAGTCAACTGTCGAAAAAAGAACATTGTTTTGCCAGTTAGATATGCAACTCTAATGCCAACATCTCATGCTTGACTATAAGCCAAAATGCATGTTGATTCCATTTGATGCAGGCTATACACCAAGAAGACCTAGAAAATATTACAGCAAGATGCCAAGGTTCTATTTGATGCAAACTATAAGCTAAGAAGATTTGGAAAATATTACAGTAAAATATAGTGTACAAAGATCAGCATCAAACACAACCATTTGGCATAGTTTAGGGTTAGAAGTTGTTTAAGAGCTAATCTTTTGTCTGCCAGTGTTAAGGGTACAGTTTCATGTTTGGCCTGCAGAATGTGTCAAATCAAgtggataattttattttaagtttgaGTTGATTAATAGAGCATAAAAATTTAGGTAAGTCATATTCTGTCTGCATGATCATGAATTCTATTTGCATTCAAACTTGGATAAGTACTCTAAAATCTGTAAAAGAATGATGGATCTTTTCAAAAAAAGgggaatgaatgaatgagaatTGTGTAGCTTTATGCCATTTTTGAGAGCGTTACTTAGATCATCTAGGCATAATTATCTAGAAGCCCTAGGTGTGATTGCCTAAGTCACATGACATCACCATCAGGAAATATCACAAAACTTTCTGGTGTGCCTTTGCCCATGACAAGATGATGCATAAGGTATCATCATCATACCAAGATTGGAAAAATTATCCATAAGAAAAACTTAGCCCCAGACAACACTGTATATATATTGGTAAAATGAAGGgtcatttgattatatatatttgatttttttccatgTAGCCTAATCCCACTCACTAGAAACTCGCAAGGCAATGtacacaaaatattaaaaatatttttattaaataacattgattgatattttaaaatgacCCAATACCttcttttacaaaaataaaaaacagctCAAAACTACATGAGTCTTCAAATCCTATACATTTAATGGGCTATAACCTAACAATATAAAAGATTTGACAATTGAGAATTGATCCCAAAATGTTTATAATatcaaagttaaaaaataagTCAATgcggtgaaaaaaaaaagagatatgaAGAATTTAAGGCTTTTATTAAAGACAAAGTTCTAACATAAGCATGTAATTATTGTAGTAATTTTGAACATCAATGCAAGTTGAGATGGACAAATACAACGAAAATTGATAATGGGGAGTGTGTTTATCAAACAAAGATACATAAAACACACGTCGAGAGGTCCAAAACcacaatataaagaaaataatgaaaaaacacAACACATAATGGGAGGtccaaaatcaaaatataaaaaaaataatgataaaccCCATATATGTAACACTCACAAAATGAAACCGACCTGAATGTGTTCCTCGGATAAAGGTTGGTCAGAGTGGATTATTTGATGCAGATTAGTCTCCATAAGCTCATAGGCAATGTAGACATCATTAAATAGTTCCCATTGCGGAGGAGGTATGATGTCCCTGATTGCTAGAACCT contains:
- the LOC120253263 gene encoding mitogen-activated protein kinase homolog D5-like, with translation MGETQEGAEEMPEAQKEGGAAPVKMESTLCHGGRFVRYNTCSNRRIVFEVTSKYKPPIIPLRSDPYSVTWSVLNSETGEQVAIKRIRYAFDKMIYAKRMLREVKILRHMDHENVLAIRDIIPPPQWELFNDVYIAYELMETNLHQIIHSDQPLSEEHIQYILYQILCGLKYIHSASVLHGDLQPSNILLNASCDLKIFDFGFEPITSPFIREYIPATKSYRAPELLLNSSGYTAAIDVWSVGCIFMELVERKCLFPGKDIVHQICLVLELIGTPKEDDLGFLDEVDRRSILGLPCYARQSFAEKFPQMHRTAIDLVEKMLTFNPSQRITVEDALAHPYFASLHDTSDEPVCKTPFSFDFEQHVLTEEHVKELIYREALALNPEYQT